The Mesomycoplasma ovipneumoniae genome window below encodes:
- a CDS encoding YcsE-related riboflavin metabolism phosphatase — protein sequence MNKFKIFATDIDDTILPHGGQEIPEKINLLFSKLKEKNIITTFVTGRDFVTIGQLINAKNVDYFIGANGAFIFDFKKKQMIYENPIKISDFLKIVEFFDQHKIRYIIMDSEWIYTSNYFPQHSSKFLSPYFDRIKPLKMCNFKNNFHIFTVVDDQDTTSEIQLKFEEFAEKNNLNVSVSSRWSWGFFIGAKNVDKMQTLEILAKMNNVEIHEIIAFGDSRNDTKMLKNVGFGVAMENSTVPEVKEAAKDIAPPVDSFGVYLKAIELNIID from the coding sequence ATGAATAAATTTAAAATTTTTGCAACAGATATTGATGATACAATTCTGCCCCATGGTGGTCAAGAAATTCCCGAAAAAATAAACCTGCTTTTTTCAAAATTAAAAGAGAAAAATATTATTACAACTTTTGTAACCGGGCGTGATTTTGTCACAATTGGGCAATTAATTAATGCAAAAAATGTTGATTACTTCATTGGAGCCAACGGTGCTTTCATTTTTGATTTCAAAAAAAAGCAAATGATTTATGAAAATCCTATTAAAATCAGTGATTTTTTAAAAATTGTTGAGTTTTTTGATCAGCACAAAATTCGCTACATAATTATGGACTCTGAGTGAATTTATACCTCAAACTACTTTCCGCAACATTCTTCAAAGTTTTTAAGTCCGTATTTTGATAGAATCAAGCCATTAAAAATGTGTAATTTTAAGAATAATTTCCACATTTTTACAGTTGTCGATGACCAGGATACAACTTCTGAAATACAGTTAAAATTTGAAGAATTTGCCGAAAAAAATAATCTAAATGTTAGCGTTAGCTCAAGGTGATCATGAGGATTTTTCATTGGCGCAAAAAATGTTGACAAAATGCAGACTTTGGAAATTCTTGCAAAAATGAATAATGTTGAAATTCACGAAATTATTGCCTTTGGTGATTCACGAAATGACACAAAAATGCTAAAAAATGTCGGCTTTGGTGTTGCAATGGAAAACTCAACAGTTCCAGAGGTAAAAGAAGCTGCAAAAGATATTGCCCCGCCTGTCGATTCTTTTGGCGTTTATCTTAAAGCAATAGAATTAAACATAATTGATTAA
- a CDS encoding MurR/RpiR family transcriptional regulator — translation MSVLTISKNFKLTHIEKLIIRFIETKPQKFVELTINELAAILFISVGTITQLTKKLGFNNFKELKKFVIEWLKIDKENNLYNENDEIENINLLYAHSIEKTLAILDVNQINRIANLMLKMDKIIIFGAGASVIAATEFTNNLRNLHLNAFRANSITDIAAWVDSPMNTCLFIFSTSMTSKSALAIAKLLKQQQIYTVFITSNISLEPTQYSEVVYVDNLEQNNSLFSIGAKISQLFVADLLTTKLQRELNVNRSDLYTEFMRVWHRKTKFD, via the coding sequence ATGAGTGTACTAACTATTTCGAAAAATTTTAAATTAACACATATTGAAAAACTAATAATTCGCTTCATAGAAACAAAACCACAAAAGTTTGTGGAACTGACAATTAACGAACTTGCCGCAATTTTATTTATTAGTGTCGGAACAATTACTCAATTAACTAAAAAACTTGGCTTTAATAACTTTAAAGAACTAAAAAAATTCGTAATTGAATGACTAAAAATCGATAAAGAAAACAATTTATATAATGAAAATGATGAAATTGAGAACATAAATCTTCTTTATGCTCACAGTATTGAAAAAACTTTGGCAATTTTAGATGTTAATCAAATTAATCGCATTGCTAATTTGATGTTAAAAATGGATAAAATTATTATCTTTGGTGCTGGCGCATCTGTTATTGCTGCAACCGAATTTACAAATAATTTAAGAAATTTACACTTAAATGCTTTTAGAGCAAATTCAATCACTGATATTGCTGCCTGAGTTGATTCGCCTATGAATACTTGTTTATTTATTTTTTCAACTTCTATGACTTCAAAAAGTGCACTTGCAATTGCTAAACTATTAAAACAACAACAAATTTATACTGTTTTTATTACTTCTAATATTTCACTCGAGCCAACTCAATATTCAGAAGTTGTTTATGTTGATAATTTAGAGCAAAATAATAGTCTTTTTTCAATTGGTGCAAAAATATCCCAACTTTTTGTGGCAGATTTATTAACTACAAAACTTCAAAGAGAACTAAATGTTAACCGCTCAGATTTATATACCGAATTTATGCGTGTTTGACATAGAAAAACTAAATTTGACTAA
- a CDS encoding FAD synthase, producing MTKVFYYPSSKFDFADPIFVLGGFESFHLGHLELLKNATILGQNVILMLIRDPSKLPKNTGKNFTDLNARIQMMANSGVENILIFDFDSKMQELDGQEFIEIFLNYGAKFFVVGKNFSFGKNASWNSKKLQNFFPKTKIIDHLAENNKKISTKNLKLFLEFGDFENLNKFLASNFLVSTSINPEGNFTWDSGLICPASGIYIGYFVNIKENIKFPVIIHIEFDSTTGNVHFFEQPNTNSGFLEIIKQIRLIYSQKNNVLKDQDIENAKHLFKEQHTKISQI from the coding sequence ATGACAAAAGTCTTTTATTATCCAAGCTCAAAATTTGATTTTGCTGATCCTATTTTTGTTCTAGGTGGATTTGAATCATTTCATTTAGGTCATCTTGAACTTCTTAAAAATGCAACAATTTTAGGGCAAAATGTTATCTTAATGCTGATTAGAGATCCATCAAAACTACCAAAAAATACAGGCAAAAATTTTACTGATCTTAATGCTCGTATTCAAATGATGGCTAATTCTGGAGTTGAAAATATTTTAATTTTTGACTTTGATTCCAAAATGCAAGAACTTGATGGACAAGAATTTATTGAAATTTTTTTAAATTATGGTGCTAAATTTTTTGTTGTTGGAAAAAATTTTAGTTTTGGTAAAAACGCTAGTTGAAATTCGAAGAAATTGCAAAATTTCTTCCCCAAAACTAAAATTATTGATCATTTAGCCGAAAACAATAAAAAAATTTCAACAAAAAATTTAAAACTTTTCCTTGAATTTGGTGACTTTGAAAATTTAAATAAGTTTTTGGCTTCTAATTTTTTAGTTAGCACGTCCATTAATCCAGAAGGAAATTTTACTTGAGACTCAGGATTAATATGCCCTGCTTCTGGTATTTATATTGGCTATTTTGTTAATATAAAAGAAAATATAAAATTTCCGGTCATTATTCATATAGAATTTGATAGCACAACCGGAAATGTTCATTTTTTTGAACAGCCAAATACAAATTCAGGTTTTCTTGAAATTATCAAGCAAATTCGCCTTATTTATTCACAAAAAAACAATGTCTTGAAAGACCAAGACATTGAAAATGCAAAACACTTATTTAAAGAGCAGCATACAAAAATTAGTCAAATTTAG